From the genome of Pseudomonas sp. WJP1:
GGCCATTGAAGAAGCGGATGTTGTTCTATTCCTGGTAGATGCCAAGGCCGGTTTCACCGCCGCCGACCAGATGATCGCCGAGCATTTGCGCAAACGTAACAAGCGTTCCCACGTGGTCGCCAACAAGGTCGACAACATCGACCCGGAAATGGCCCGCGCCGAATTCGCCCCGCTGGGCATGGGCCATGCGATCCCGATCGCCGGTGCCCACGGTCGTGGTATCACCCAGCTGCTTGAAATCGCCCTGGGCGACTTCCCGAAAGACGAAGACGAGCCGCAAGAAGGCGAGGAAGAAGAGGACGTCGCTGAAGGCGAGGAAGCCAAGCGCATTCCTGGCCCGAGCGAAAAAGACGGGATCAAGATCGCCATCATCGGTCGCCCGAACGTCGGCAAGTCGACCCTGGTCAACCGCATGCTCGGTGAAGACCGGGTGATCGTGTATGACCAACCCGGCACCACCCGCGACAGCATCTACATCCCGTTCGAACGTAACGAGGAGAAGTACACGCTGATCGACACCGCCGGTGTGCGCAAGCGCGGCAAGATCCACGAAGAAGTCGAAAAGTTCTCCGTGGTCAAAACCCTGCAGGCGATCAAAGACGCCAACGTGGTGATCTTCGTGATGGACGCCCGCGAAGGCGTTGTGGACCACGACCTCAACCTGCTGGGCTTTGCCATTGAGTCGGGTCGTGCGCTGGTCATCGCGATCAACAAGTGGGACGGCATGACGCCGAGCGAGCGCGACTTCGTGAAGGTCGAGCTGCAACGTCGCCTGTTCTTCGTTGACTACGCCGACATCCACTTCATCTCGGCATTGCACGGCACTGGCGTGGGCAACCTCTACGCCTCGGTGCAGAACTCGTTCAAGTCCGCGGTCACCCGCTGGCCAACCAACCGCCTGACCCAGATCCTGGAAGACGCAGTTGGCGAGCACGCACCGCCGATGGTCAACAACCGCCGGATCAAGCTGCGTTACGCCCACTTGGGTGGTGCGAACCCGCCGATCATCGTGATCCACGGTAACCAGATCGAGAAGGTGCCGAAGTCTTACGTGCGTTACCTGGAAAACACTTACCGCCGTGTCTTGAAGCTGGTCGGTACGCCGATCCGCATCGAGTTCAAGGGCGGCGAGAACCCGTACGAAGGCAACAAGAACTCGCTGACCGACCGCCAGGTCAACAAGAAGCGTCGCTTGATGTCACACCACAAGAAGGCCGACAAGAAGCGCCGCGACAAGCGCTGATTCAGGTTTTTACTGTGGGAAGAAGAGGGCGCCGATGGCGCCCTTTTTCATGCCTGCCGTTTGGGCTATCCTCGGGCTCTCCCGCGCCGCCGTTAGAGCCGGGTGTAGAGCAGGGAGTCCTCGATGATCACCAGTAAGCTGCCGAATGTCGGCATCACCATCTTCACGCAGATGTCTCAGCTCGCGGCGCAAACCGGGGCGCTCAACCTGTCCCAGGGTTTTCCCGATTTCGCCGCGCCGCAGGCCCTGTGCGATGCGGTCGGCCGGCATATTGCCAGTGGCCACAACCAATACTCGCCAATGACCGGTCTGCCGGTACTGCGTCAGCAGATCGTGGCGAAAATCGCCCGCAGCTACGGCGTCACCGTCGATGTGGACAGCGAAGTGACCGTGACGCCCGGCGCGACCGAGGCGATTTTCTGCGCCATTCAGGCGGTTATCCACAGCGGTGACGAAGTCATCGTGTTTGATCCGGCTTATGACAGTTACGAGCCCTCGGTCGAGCTGGCCGGTGGCCGTTGTGTTCACGTGCAATTGGGGCTGGACGACTTCAGCATCGATTTCCAGAAGCTCGCCCAGGCACTGAGTCCGCGCACACGGATGATCATCCTCAATACCCCGCACAATCCCAGCGGCGCACTGATCAACCGTGCCGAGCTGGACCAACTGGCGGCGTTGATCCGCGATCGCGACATCTATGTGATCAGCGATGAGGTCTACGAACACCTGGTCTACGACGGTGTGCCCCACGTCAGTGTGCTGGCCCATGAAGAGCTGTATCAGCGTGCCTTCGTGGTCAGTTCCTTCGGTAAGACCTACCACGTCACCGGCTGGAAAACGGGCTACGTGGTCGCGCCGCCGGCCCTGACGGCAGAGCTGCGCAAGGTGCACCAGTACGTGAACTTCTGCGGCGTCACTCCGTTGCAGTATGCCTTGGCCGACTTCATGGCCGAACACCCGGAGCACGTGGAAGAGTTGCCGGCGTTCTATCAGGCCAAGCGCGACCTGTTCTGTGATCTGTTGGTGCCTTCGCGCTTCAGCTTCACCCGGGTAAGCGGTACTTATTTCCAGTTGGTTGACTACTCGCAGATCCGTCCTGACCTCAACGACGTTGAGATGGCGCTGTGGATGACCCGTGAGCATGGCGTTGCGAGCATCCCGATCTCGGTGTTCTACCAGACGCCGCCGGTCGGCCAGCGCCTGGTGCG
Proteins encoded in this window:
- the der gene encoding ribosome biogenesis GTPase Der, whose protein sequence is MVPVIALVGRPNVGKSTLFNRLTRTRDAIVGDLSGLTRDRQYGEAKWQGRSYILVDTGGISGDEHGMDEKMAEQSLLAIEEADVVLFLVDAKAGFTAADQMIAEHLRKRNKRSHVVANKVDNIDPEMARAEFAPLGMGHAIPIAGAHGRGITQLLEIALGDFPKDEDEPQEGEEEEDVAEGEEAKRIPGPSEKDGIKIAIIGRPNVGKSTLVNRMLGEDRVIVYDQPGTTRDSIYIPFERNEEKYTLIDTAGVRKRGKIHEEVEKFSVVKTLQAIKDANVVIFVMDAREGVVDHDLNLLGFAIESGRALVIAINKWDGMTPSERDFVKVELQRRLFFVDYADIHFISALHGTGVGNLYASVQNSFKSAVTRWPTNRLTQILEDAVGEHAPPMVNNRRIKLRYAHLGGANPPIIVIHGNQIEKVPKSYVRYLENTYRRVLKLVGTPIRIEFKGGENPYEGNKNSLTDRQVNKKRRLMSHHKKADKKRRDKR
- a CDS encoding pyridoxal phosphate-dependent aminotransferase, with protein sequence MITSKLPNVGITIFTQMSQLAAQTGALNLSQGFPDFAAPQALCDAVGRHIASGHNQYSPMTGLPVLRQQIVAKIARSYGVTVDVDSEVTVTPGATEAIFCAIQAVIHSGDEVIVFDPAYDSYEPSVELAGGRCVHVQLGLDDFSIDFQKLAQALSPRTRMIILNTPHNPSGALINRAELDQLAALIRDRDIYVISDEVYEHLVYDGVPHVSVLAHEELYQRAFVVSSFGKTYHVTGWKTGYVVAPPALTAELRKVHQYVNFCGVTPLQYALADFMAEHPEHVEELPAFYQAKRDLFCDLLVPSRFSFTRVSGTYFQLVDYSQIRPDLNDVEMALWMTREHGVASIPISVFYQTPPVGQRLVRLCFAKREETLREAAEKLCVI